CAGAACCACAAACATCCTCATAACGTGCTCAGTTCTGGGGCGCGGTGTGCGGCTCAGAGCTGGTAATCATTAGCATGGCAGTTCGTTTGACCCAAACACATATACGAATGGAGCCGTTCACGACTGCATTTAGCACAGTGTATCTTAATCCGGTTTTAAAGAGGCTGGACCTTAATGTGTGGATATGAAGAAGCTACAGGGCTGCAATCCAGCTTGCTGAAATGGACAGCCCTGGCCCCCATCGCTCCGGAGTGCTCGGGGCTGGTTGGCCAGGGACCATGCCTTTGTTCTCCCTGTCTTTAAACATGGTGTGatcaggagcagagctgtggcgGTGAGCGGGATACCGCCTGGTCCAGGCCATCAGGAGACGCGGGGATACGGCTGCGAGGGGTCCCTCAGCGGAGGGGCCAGGAACCAGGCCCCCTCATTGGTCTCACCCACCTGTATTGTCCCAGCAGATGAATCCTGGCCGCAGCCGGAGGCCTGCGCGCGCCGGAAGATGATGGAGAAGCTGAGGACTCCCcgtccccctgcagccccctgcccccccatcaccCCCTGCAGCCACTCGCCTGCTAgccactcccagccccccgcccccactccgcCCGCCCCCAAGGggagccccgccccccagcccctgcccgctGCCGCCGACGTCCCGCATCAGCCTGGTCACAGCAACGCCGCCCACTCACGTGCCCTCACCGAGCTGAcggccctgcaccccatcccctccctggtgcagctctcagccctgccccctgcaccccccccggcccccctgCCGCTCGCCGGCCTGCAGAGCCCGCTCCTGCCCCCGCAgtaccacccccaccccttcctcaacaggtcagtgctgggggcgggggggctgggagggttttttttgggggggggagaaggctCAGGGTTGATAATACCGCACCCCCACCCAGGGGGCCCGAGAGGTGTaactcctcccccacagcaccccaaGAATAGACCCTGGCTCCCGCTCCTGTCCTGCCCCCATCCCTAGTCAGACCCAGGGGTGGAGTGGCGGATGGGGCAGATTTAGGGGTCTGTGACCCTCCCCTCTCCGGCATGGCTTTAATGTGCCATAGTGGGGGTGTCAGGGCGGGGCTGATTGACAGAGGGCGGGGCTACATGGTGACCCCACCCCCCCGTAGGGTGCCTTGTGCCCCTCTGGCCCGGCCCCTCACCCCatgtctctgcccctctcctcagCGTCTACATTGGCACCTCCGGCTCCCTTAGCCTCTTCCCCAGCAGCCGCCTCAAGCGCCGGCCCAGCCACCTGGAGCACGAGCTCATGGATGGTGAGTGCCTCCCGCTCCTGGCGGggtgggacccaggcgtccgggatccccgccccccatcccctagtcccactcctctcccagagccagggagagaacccaggcgtccgggctcccccacccccaaccactagCTCCTGTCCCACTGCCCGCCcaaagcaggggagagaacccaggcgtccggctcCCAGCCCCGATGCTGGGCAGGGCCCTGCTGATGCCACACTCGAAAAGCCCAGCTCAGACTCACCATGGAAACACGGGTCCAGTGTCCCCAGACATCCTGCTTTAAACTCGAGTGTGGTGTTATGTGTGGCTGTTACACAGCCCCTGACACCACCCCCGAATTGGCTGCATCTCACTATTGAACCGGGGTCTCTGTATATatagcccccagccccaccccagaaatggctgcaCATCTTCTCATTGCCCTGCCAGGGGTCCTTGTATACCTCcccccccagaggtggctgcgtcTCGCTGCAGGGCCGGGGTCCTGGATAAcccccccagaggtggctgcatctcgcTGCCAGGCTGGGGGTCTCTGGATACCCCCGCCCCCAGGTGACTGCATCTCGCTGCGGGGCTGGGGGTCTCTGGATAACcatccccagaggtggctgcatctcgcTGCCTGGTCGAGGTCCCTGGATAACACccctcccagaggtggctgcatctcgcTGCCGGACCGGGGTCCCTGGATAACCTCCCCCACCCGAGAGGTGGCTGCGTCTCGCTGCCAGGCCGGGGGTCCTTGtatacccccccccccagaggtggctgcatctctctGCCGGGCCAGGGGTCCTGGATAACACttcccccagaggtggctgcatctcgcTGCCGGGCCGGGGGTCCTGTATGCTCcccctcagaggtggctgcatctagCTGCGGGGCCAAGGTCCCTGGATACCtggcccagaggtggctgcatctcgcTGCGGGGCCGGGTCCCTGGAtatccccgccccccccgccagaggtggctgcatctcgcTGCGGGGCCGGAGTCCCTGGATAACACCCCCCCCGGAGGTGGCTGCATCTCGCTGCGGGGCCGGGTCCTGGATACCCcccacccagagctggctgcCTCTCAGCGCCGGTCGCTCCCTCCGCAGGGCACCACCCAAAAGTCGCCCGCCGCGTGTTTCACAACAGCCGGAGCGTTGGCGGCAGCAGAACGTGAACGGGGCCTTCGCGAGATGCGAAGCTGATCCGACCCCCCCCCGACAAGAAACTGAGCAAGAACGAAATCCTCGCGCTGGCCATGAAATACAATCAActtcctggggcagctgctgcgACAGAGCCTCGGACCCGGACCCGGCCCCCGAGCCCGCCTCGCCCACACGGCCCGGCCCGCCCGAGACCCGCCCGCTGCCCGCCCCCGCCCATCAAACGGAGCGCAGGACTCCTGGGGGCCGCGGCCGGCGGGGAGGCCCGGTGATGATTGCCCCCCCGATTTGGGGGGTGACTCTGGACTGGGAGGGGGCGCCCCACAATTGCAAGGGGGCTCAGGCCTCCGCCCGCCCCGTGTCGAAGGGCGGGACATTTGCGGAGCCGCCCCTGTGATGAAGTTCGTCGGTCTCAGCTGCTCCTGGGGCCCTGAGGAGAAGTGTCGGcgctgggtggaaatgggggcgGGGCGCTGAGGTGAAGGAGGGGCGCCCCAGCGAGCCAAGAGACTCCCCACATGCCCCCCATTGGCAAAAGAGCCTCCCCCATTCCTGAAGTGGACTGGTCTGTGTTTTAACCCCTTGCGGGTAGGACTAAGCCCCCCGTGCCAGAGGGCGCAGGAGCGAGCAGCTCTGCGGTGGAGACCCCCCCCGGGGACTCTGGGGTGCCCCCCCGCTCCGTGTCTGGGGGTCCTGCCCTGCGCTGGAGGGAGCGGGAGGTTTTTAATTTAAACCTGTCGGGGCTGTAGCCACCGCGGCGAAAGAAACACCGAAAGTGCGCACAGCAGAGCCTGGAGACCTTGTTCTTGGGGCGGCGGGGGTTGGAGACACTGAACCTCAGGGCATAGAGGACACGGCGACGAGTGGgcggggtgtggggaggagaggccaTAGCcatggggcagaggttggggggttcCCGGAAGGCCTTTTGGGGGACGGTGCAGAAGAGGGGGAGCCTTGGGGGGGGGTCTTAGCACCTGGACACACACATGGACTGCGCGGGGGCTCCATTGGGGGACCCTCCTCAGGAATTTGAATCCAGGgccagtgggtggggggagggcagaggttGTGGGCGGGGCACAGGTGCTGggaggtcaggggacagaggTGACTCAGCCATGGGGAGAGTCCCCCCAGCCAAGACCCCTCTCGTCAAGCAAAGCGGGATGGGGGGGGCGATGCCCATGAAGATTCCCGCGTGGAGCCCAGCACTGCCCGGAGAAGATGCGGGGGGAAGGATTCcaggccccccccgccccggctcgctgtgcggggggaggggagcggggcgCACACAGATAGAAGGAGTCCTGGTGGTTTCCTTGAACCCCCAagctagggtgagcagatgtcccgatttcggggtctttcttatataggctcctactactcccccgcctccctcccccttctgattcttcacacttgctgtctggtcacccccacccccaacccactgAGAACAGCTCAGCCCCCAGGTTCTGCCCCGTCTGGCTGGGGGAAAGGAGACCAGGCTGGGAGTgaagggcaccggcagagctggagggtggggcaagcccagggctgcaggtcgggagtgaggggcacccacAGGCCTGGgttgggggagctcagggctgggctagcagggggctgcgtgtTGGGAGTGACGGGTAGAGCTTGGGGGGCCCGGGGCTGGGctaggagggggctgcgggtcgggagtgaggggcaccggcagagttgggggcgggggaagtcCAGGGCTGCAggtctggagtgaggggcacccaCAGGTCTGAGTGGGGGGAGCTCAGGTCTGGGCAAGCAggaggctgcgggtcgggagtgaggggcaccagcagaactagggggagcccagggctgggctagcagggggctgcaggtcgggagtgaggggcaccggcagagctggggggagcccagggcggGGCTAAGAGGGGGCTGcagatcgggagtgaggggcaccgtcAGGGCGCGGGGGCAGGAGCCCAggactgcaggtcgggagtgaggggcacacaCAGAGCTGGAGGGGGACCCTGGAGGGCTGCAGCCCCCCCGGCCATTCCCGGCAGGGCCGCCCTGCGGTAGCGGAGCCGTTGCTCCACCTGGCGCCTTTGGGCTGgtggggtcctggccgcagggGGTGGTTGGTGTGACGAAccgggactgttcttaatgtttgctctgaaaactgtgttggtgcctcagtgtcccctaggcagttcttaagtatctaggtggtgggataagggggtgtgattgctgcagagaaggggccagtgccctaaatgcctggcactctgtctcctagcaactgatggcctgggcccctcctgcaaaggtgccagctgaaaggtttggagacaaagggatcaggtgacctcctggcccgggaaaggagctgagcagagaggaggggctggagggggtgttagtctggaggctggctggggacaaggagtgaagtgcagacctaggggtctggctcactgccccccagaatggacccggccgccgaggggtctggtttcgctgtatctacaagctctgttttagaccctgttcctgtcatcgaaaaaataacctctgttttgctggctgagagtcagcgtctgactgcaaagtgggggtgcagaccctgtggcttccccaggacccgcctgggtgggctcgctgtgggaagcacacggaggggcagaggatgctgaatgcccaaggagagacccaggaggtgaagacgtgtgagcttcttgccctgaacaagtctgctccgagggagaaggaggctccccaaagtcctgacggccttagtggggagcagttcccgaGATACGCCCGGGGACTCCGGACAGTTGGTGCTGAGTCAAGCCCAAAGCCCAGCACAACTTCCggggggggcacagctgggggtggtgatggggctgggggggggacgCAGGCAAGCGGTGGGGGATGGGCATAGTATGGGGGCCAGGATCTGCTGGGTGAGGAGCAGTGACCAAGAACTTCCCCCCCCAGTGAtgcccaggggaggaggggccCCCACTGGATCAGCCCCCCCATGGAGCAGCCTGTgcgtccctccccccacccagagtTTAGCCCTGAGCCCACACACAGGAGGGCCGAGACAACGGGCTAGTGGTCAGGGCTGGCGAGGGGGtgggcaggagccaggactcctgggttctctccccagctcgggGGGGGAGAGCGAGAAGCCCCCACCCCAGCGGTAAGAAGCCAGGCGGGCGGGGTGTCCAGAGGGAACAGACCGGAACTGACCATGCGGGTAACACCCGGGGAAGGTGTCCCGGGGGGGGGTCTGCGGCTTCAGTCACCGGCCCCTCCCTCTGGCCCCACAACTTGGCATTGGGTAGCCCCGGCTGTGGGGGTCTCAGTGCCCCGCTGGCAGGGCAGTCAGAGCCgtaggggggcgggggggctcaggACTAGTGGGGTCGAGAACCAGGTTTGTTTCTCGAGGTGGGTTTTTAAGGGGCCTTCCTCACCTGGGCGGCGGGGCCGGCGGCTGCTGAACACCGCGGGCCGGGGGGGGATTCGGGGGGGGGGTCAGATTGCTCCAGCCCCGCGCCCAAGGGTGTcctgtgtggggtggggccaaCGCCTCCCCCCCCGAGGCTGGCGGTGGCTTCTCCACGGGTGTCAGCGGAGCAGGATTTGCCCCCAGATGCCAGCTCAGCCCTGACCCCACAGCTGCTTGTGCCCACGTGGAAACCCGGGCGCGGGCCCGGCCCCAAGGCGCCGCACACGGTTAGTGCGATGGCAGCGGCTAGTGACCCCcgctgtgccaggcgctgccccaACGAGCTCACAGGCTAACTCGCTAAAGCgccagaggggaaactgaggcatcgcACCGGGCCATGATGTGCCCAAGGGGCCCCGGCCGGTCAGTGCAGAGCCGGCACCAGCCTCCGGGCCCGGATTCCCCTGCAGCCGCCAGCGTGTGGGGTCCGCTGGACCTAGGGGGCTGCCTCGgcgcccatcaggggctttcagcccccccgcccccgtacCCATTGTCCAGCCCCCTCGGCCTGGTCTGCTCGGGGGGCAGAAAGCATCTGACTCCCCAGAACCCGGGGGCTCCGAGTCCCTTTGGCAAACACGTGTgtgtggctgggggtgcagcGGACACACAAGGGCTCTGAACACCCCCCcttgggacccccccccccagttccacGCTGGGGAGGGACCTGAAAGGCTGGGCagcacatggggggaggggaaccaggtttgtatttttttttttaattttgtggtgcCCCCCCGCCCTTGTCCGTTGTTTTGTAACCTCCCCCCCCCGCGCTCGGGCAGAAGGAAAAACCACCGGGCCTGGTTACCGGGTATAACAGGTTTTGCattttattatcatttttttGTTGTCGTTTTtgtcgctttttttttttttttttgaaacgcCGTTTTGTGGTGGGGGAAGCGATACTGACGTGCTCGGCGCTGCGGGCTGAGCCGTGGCGGGGACGCGACCGGACGAACTACGCGTTACTCGCGGGGGGGCGCTAGAGCGAGCGGGGGACACGGACACGCGGGGACGGAGACAGAAGCACACGAAGGCCATTAGTACTAGATACTGGACCAGCTCCATATACTGCGTTTCTTACCCTACGAAGAAACTTGTTGGAAGGGGCAGAGACGGACGGGCGGGAGCAGCCGGCTCCTTGCGACGCAGCCTCGGGGGGGTCCTAGAGCGAGAGGCAGTGGGGGGGGTGCGGTGGGTGAACTCTTCGGGGGGAGCCTGGGGGGGGTGACCCCGGCATAGCAAAGGGCGGGGCCATGCACTCAGCCGCCTGCTTGGAAGTGGGGCGCTCTGATTGGGTTGGGGGGGTTGCTCCCATCCAGGGCCCCAGGCAatccggggggtggggtgggatctgGATTGGGCCCTGGGATTTTGAGCAGGGCAGGATCCGGATTGGGCCCTGGGATTTTGAGCAGGGCAGGATCCGGATTGGGCCCTGGGATTTTGAGCAGGGCAGGATCCGGATTGGGCCCTGGGATTTTGAGCAGGGCAGGATCCGGATTGGTCTCCGTGATTCCATGGTGGGGGGGCAGGATCCAGTTTGGACCCCGTTGTATCGCCCCCTCTGGCGATTGGCATTTTTTGCCTGCCCGTGGTAACTGGGGTGTTTATTGCTTTGCGTGGCCGGTGGCGctgggggcacagctggggggcgGCAGAGCGGCTCAGTCCCCCCGTCCGTCCGGGCCAGCAAGGGGGTGAAGGCACGTCGGCTGCCAGGCAGTGCGGGCGGGTAAGGCGTGGGCAGGGCTTGGCCCTTCCTGAACCAAAAGGTCCTTCCTCCAGCTGCATTGCTCTGTCACTGGGGGGCATGGGAATGGGGCTCCCCTCCAATCCCAGGTGTCCCCCCCATCCatcaggggaaagggaggggtcccctccaccccaccccggaGAACAGAAAAAGGGGGAAAGCCACCAACTTTCTGAAAAAGGCTCCACGACAAAATGCTGGTGAGATCAAAGTTGGCTTTTGGCTCCAAAGAAAAATCctccctggagggtggggggcagagggggggcaagGGGGAGCCAGACTTAATTCCAACTAAAGTTGCTCCGCGGACCAAGGCAGGGGGGCGGGAATCAGCACTAAGGGATTCAACCCATCAAAGTGGGAGGTGTGACACCCAGCTGTGGGGGCGCCTTGGCCAAGGCAGCCCCCCCACTTCTCTCGCTTGCCCCCCCAGTAAGATCAACAAAAGCCGGGTGCCTCTGATAACCGCAGTCCGTCCTGCCCCTTTCAGTTAAACATAAAGGATAATGTATGTTTCCTAAAATGTGCTTTATGATAACAATTAATTGGTTCATAAACTATGTATAAtagaggtttttttaatgtcCTTTATATTGTAAAAAGCACCAGGGTTTGtggttttatatataatttttttgttaattttctttttttatgagtttttttttcatcattttcttttctcGCCGTCCTTGTGTCTTCACTTTAGGTTTTTACATTCTCTCTCTGCGGTTTTGAACcgatatatatatttcttttctcttttgcttgAAAAAACCTTCCCTTCagcttccccccaaaaaaacaaacgagaaaaaggcaaaaaaaaaaaaaaataaacaaatgaaaaaataaacaggaGAAAAGCAGAATTTCCCACACTTACAAAGGTTGGGTTTTCTCTCCCCAGTGTATTTAGAGTCCCCGGGACCAGGACATCtcaagaaaaatagattttttttcttctgcttaacAACCTTTAACATACAAAGATATTAAAACTCTGCAAGTCATTGCACTGGCTCCAAGCAAACAACATTTGTTCAGTTTTCGCCCCCTATAGATATttgtagcttttttaaaaaaaattttctccatttttttaaacattctcgAGAGAGTCTCATTCTGCTGCCGCCACCCCTGCTCACCGCTAGCTTCCGAGCGTGTCCCACTAAACCCCGAGCTAGTTCGTCTGTCAGACGTGCCGTGAGAGGGGCCCAGCTACGCTGGGAAAACCCCCACAGCCGctagtctcagagcccagctcaTACCCCTCAGGCTCAAGCCCCTAAGCTACAAAGAGCAAGGCAGGGAACCGGGCTCCAGCCTGGCTCCTCTGGgcttttttttgcagtgtagacacaccccatgggcattaagcatgtgctttagtgcAGCACTGAATTGGGGCCTTGCCTGGATGAAGACCGGTACAAACCGCCAGGGTGGTTAAATGCAAAAAGGGCGGCAGGCCCAGCCTCGAAAGCCCTGATCCTACGGACACGCTTGGCTGGAGGCAGCCGAACAGGTCAAGGCCGGAGCCGAGACCCTGAGTTCTCGTTCCTGTCAAACGTTCGGGCTCCGAGAGCAACCCGGCCCCTGCCTGGCCTGTCCCGCCCTGGTGGACGCTGCCGAATGCCACAGGGCGTGGAGCTTGCAGTAACTTCCTTTAATATTTGCCAGTACCCAGTGCCAGGAATTCCTGCTCCCCCAATCCTGCCGAGACCCCCTGGAGCCGGGCATTGCGCTTACACCCACCGAAGTGGCTTTAAGGACAAGCTCAGCGTCTCTCTGGGAAGGCCTGGTTCCTGTGCAGTGTCCCATTCCGGAGCAGTTCAAAGGGACGGCATCAGGCCACCCTTACCTGACGGGGTGACAGCAGCAGGTGGTGCTGAACTGCAGGAGGGGGCCCAGTTCCCAGTGGTATCAATGGGTGTCACAGCTGGTGTCAATGAGCACGGCCCCACTGGCCCCCAGGCTTTACGCCCGCCACAGGTCTGGCCCCAGGCTGGAGTCAGCCCACCCAAGCCCAGCGCTTGGGCTCTGCTTGAGAACAAGGGCCAGGGGCTGGATTCTGCTCAGCTGCccaggtgtaaatccagaatgacccatccagagtgactccagattAGCACCAGGGCAGCGGAGATCAGGCTATGGCACACAGGCCCCAGAAAGCTCAGGTCCAAGCCAGTGATGTGCCCTCACCGTGGGGGCACTGCAGTGCCTGCTCTGTGTACATGCCCTGGGGGGGCCCCGGGCACCGGATAGTTCCGGTGCCTGCGTCCATCCCTGGAGGTCGAGCTCTCAAAGGGACTTTCACTCCTCTGGCAGCCAGAGTCACCTCGGATGAACCGGCGCTGCCCAGCTGTCCTGCAGCTGCGCGCCGGGTGGGGGGGCCCAGCGGGGTTCTCGCCCTCCATGGGACAAGGGGCTTTGCCAGGGACGTGATGGGGGGGCTGTACCTTGCTGATGCCCccggagctgggctgtgggggagggggcattgtGTGGGAGGCCACAGTCTGAAGCTGTCTGGTTTCCCACATGGACCCTGCTTCTCCAACAGATCCGGAAACGCAGCATTTTCCAGGGTGCAGATTCCCCCCAGCCCCGAAATAAAAGACTCCTGGAGGGGGCATAATTTGTGCTGTGGGCCTGATTTGTTGGGCTCATTTCCCGAGGCACAAGAGATGGGATCTGTGCTTTtctcttgggggcggggggggcggggggtacaGGGGTCCCAGGACAAGgcccaggtgtgtgtgggggcaatGGATCCATTTATCCCACAATCCCCAAGGAGCTCTGCTGGGACTTTCACCACCACTACGGCTTTTTCGTTGTTGTTGCAAGAATCAAGCTATGAACCCCTGGGATCTGGGTCAAACTCCAGCTCAGGCGACCCCAGTCTACCTCCCTaattcccacccccttcctggggGTTTCATCCAGATACAggctcttcccttccccacttccGGTCCTAAAACTACCCTGTGGCACCGCTGTTACcaacagctgccccaccccaccccagaggtggctgcatttcagcatcGCAGGCCCTGCGCCCGATAACGGGGAGGAGAGATGGGACCCTGTGTGGGACCAGACAACAGTGCTGGTGATTCAGAGGTGGGCGTGAGATGGTGCGAGACAGTTTTCAGTGTGATTTTCGGAAGCGAAATAGATAGCGCATGTGGCGGGCTGGGTGACTGCAGCTGCTGTGTGCACTCTGGACCAGCAGGAAAACGGAAAGTTTCCCATGTCCCTGCAGCAAGGCCGCAGCAAAACGTACCCGCATCTCCTCAGCGCTAGACCTACGGCTTCCTGCCAAAGCTTTCCCTCGAGCACGCGCTGGCTGGGGCGTGGCGCGGTTCTTACGCTGGCCCCAGTTCCTTTCATCGCCTGTATGTACAGAAAGCCCCAAATCCTAAAATAACCACCAAGCGACGacgaaggaagaaaggaaggaggagaaaagagaaaggatccaactatttaaaacaaaaaaaaccaaccaccaaGCAGCAAATccgaaggaaggaaggaagcgaGAACAGATCgcggtggggagaaggggaaagaaaacagcAGTCAGCTGAGCTAGCTTAGACACGACCTTGTCAAACCTCACAGACGCTCCCCCCCGGCCCAAGCCAGCTGCCACGGCTCCCCCAGCACTTTCGCTGGGGAGTGGCATTCggaaagggaagggggcagcCACGCCCGGGGATTGGCAGCACTGGCGGGCATCCTCAGCTGAAGCTGAtttcttgggggggggaggttgtttGCAAAGGGACCCCCCCAGCGCTGCATTTTCAGGGCTGGAGAGAACCC
This DNA window, taken from Chelonoidis abingdonii isolate Lonesome George chromosome 26, CheloAbing_2.0, whole genome shotgun sequence, encodes the following:
- the LYL1 gene encoding LOW QUALITY PROTEIN: protein lyl-1 (The sequence of the model RefSeq protein was modified relative to this genomic sequence to represent the inferred CDS: inserted 1 base in 1 codon; deleted 2 bases in 2 codons) — translated: HQPGHSNAAHSRALTELTALHPIPSLVQLSALPPAPPPAPLPLAGLQSPLLPPQYHPHPFLNSVYIGTSGSLSLFPSSRLKRRPSHLEHELMDGHHPKVARRVFHNSXERWRQQNVNGAFADAKLIRPPPDKKLSKNEILALAMKYINFLGQLLRQSLGPGPGPRARLAHTARPARDPPAARPRPSNGAQDSWGPRPAGRPGDDCPPDLGGDSGLGGGAPQLQGGSGLRPPRVEGRDICGAAPVMKFVGLSCSWGPEEKCRRWVEMGAGR